A genome region from Myroides fluvii includes the following:
- the rpsO gene encoding 30S ribosomal protein S15 — protein MYLTKEKKAEIFQQHGGVAANTGSAEGQIALFTYRISHLTEHLKRNRKDYNTERSLVLLVGKRRRLLDYLKKTEINRYREIIKVLGIRK, from the coding sequence ATGTATTTAACGAAAGAAAAAAAAGCTGAGATCTTCCAACAACACGGAGGTGTAGCTGCAAACACAGGATCTGCAGAAGGACAAATTGCTTTGTTCACTTACAGAATCTCTCACTTAACTGAGCACTTAAAAAGAAATCGTAAAGATTACAACACGGAGCGTTCATTAGTTCTTTTAGTAGGTAAAAGAAGAAGACTTCTTGACTACTTAAAGAAAACTGAGATTAACAGATATCGTGAGATCATTAAAGTATTGGGTATTAGAAAATAA